The Oncorhynchus mykiss isolate Arlee chromosome 27, USDA_OmykA_1.1, whole genome shotgun sequence sequence CAATGGTGGCAAAACAGAGAATACGCATGGCCAACGAGAAACACAGCAAAAACATCACGCTGAGAGGCAATGTGGCCAAATCCACGGTAAGTTTTTGGGATACAAAGAATCAATAGTCAGTGAAGACTGTACTAGATACATTTCTATTTTGTTTGAAAATAATAGCCTAGTTACTTGTTTGAATCGTTTCAAAATATCTAAAAGTTTACTTCAACATTTTGATGTATCTTGATGTTGGTTTCTGATCTATTTCTGCAGAGAAATCCAGGTGAAGACAAGGTGGCAGTGGGACCATGGCTTCTGGCGTTATTCATCTTTGTCGTCTGCGGATCAGGTAAATACATATGTACAGTGTACACGTTTTTTCCCAATGATGTATACATTACTATTGGTTTATTTCTCTCGGCCTATGTCTCATGATAAACCAATTGTTTTACGCGGCTAATATTATGTGATTCAGGTAAGGAGTTCCCCATTCATAGACACTATAGCTATTTTTAGCGCCTATTGATGAAGGTATCTTCTTCCCGGGGGACTTTAGTTAAGAGCCCACCCTTGGTCTGAACTAGCCCAATATGTACTCTTAAGAA is a genomic window containing:
- the LOC110507347 gene encoding stress-associated endoplasmic reticulum protein 1 isoform X1, giving the protein MVAKQRIRMANEKHSKNITLRGNVAKSTRNPGEDKVAVGPWLLALFIFVVCGSGPPAPTFRQPIISLWSYTAPSLLQHFEDSWRCGTELSLASGCSTIASHPP
- the LOC110507347 gene encoding stress-associated endoplasmic reticulum protein 1 isoform X2; translated protein: MVAKQRIRMANEKHSKNITLRGNVAKSTRNPGEDKVAVGPWLLALFIFVVCGSAIFQIIQSIRMGM